One window of Theropithecus gelada isolate Dixy chromosome 4, Tgel_1.0, whole genome shotgun sequence genomic DNA carries:
- the PACSIN1 gene encoding protein kinase C and casein kinase substrate in neurons protein 1 yields the protein MSGSYDEASLAPEETTDSFWEVGNYKRTVKRIDDGHRLCNDLMNCVQERAKIEKAYGQQLTDWAKRWRQLIEKGPQYGSLERAWGAIMTEADKVSELHQEVKNNLLNEDLEKVKNWQKDAYHKQIMGGFKETKEAEDGFRKAQKPWAKKMKELEAAKKAYHLACKEEKLAMTREMNSKTEQSVTPEQQKKLQDKVDKCKQDVQKTQEKYEKVLEDVGKTTPQYMENMEQVFEQCQQFEEKRLVFLKEVLLDIKRHLNLAENSSYIHVYRELEQAIRGADAQEDLRWFRSTSGPGMPMNWPQFEEWNPDLPHTTTKKEKQSKKAEGVALTNATGAVESTSQAGDRGSVSSYDRGQPYATEWSDDESGNPFGGSEANGGANPFEDDSKGVRVRALYDYDGQEQDELSFKAGDELTKLGEEDEQGWCRGRLDSGQLGLYPANYVEAI from the exons ATGTCCGGCTCCTACGATGAGGCCTCACTGGCTCCAGAGGAGACCACCGACAGCTTCTGGGAG GTGGGGAACTACAAGCGGACCGTGAAGCGCATCGATGACGGCCACCGTCTATGCAACGACCTGATGAACTGCGTGCAGGAGCGCGCCAAGATCGAGAAGGCGTACGGGCAGCAGCTCACGGACTGGGCCAAGCGTTGGCGCCAGCTCATCGAGAAAG GCCCACAGTATGGCAGCCTGGAGCGGGCCTGGGGTGCCATAATGACGGAGGCAGACAAGGTGAGCGAGCTGCACCAGGAGGTGAAGAACAACCTGCTGAATGAGGACCTGGAGAAGGTGAAGAACTGGCAGAAGGACGCCTATCACAAGCAGATCATGGGTGGCTTCAAGGAGACAAAGGAGGCTGAAGATGGCTTCCGCAAGGCCCAGAAGCCTTGGGCCAAGAAGATGAAAGAG ctGGAGGCAGCCAAGAAGGCCTACCATTTGGCTTGCAAAGAGGAGAAGCTGGCCATGACACGGGAGATGAACAGCAAGACAGAGCAATCGGTCACACCTGAGCAACAAAAGAAGCTGCAGGACAAAGTGGACAAGTGCAAGCAGGATGTGCAGAAG ACACAGGAGAAGTACGAGAAAGTGCTGGAAGATGTGGGCAAGACCACACCCCAGTACATGGAGAACATGGAGCAGGTGTTTGAGCAGTGCCAGCAATTCGAGGAAAAGCGGCTGGTCTTCCTCAAGGAGGTGCTGCTGGATATCAAACGGCACCTCAACCTGGCTGAGAACAGCAG CTACATCCATGTGTATCGTGAGCTGGAGCAGGCCATCCGGGGGGCTGACGCCCAGGAAGACCTCAGATGGTTCCGCAGCACCAGTGGCCCCGGCATGCCCATGAACTGGCCCCAGTTTGAG GAGTGGAACCCAGACCTCCCTCACACCACCACCAAGAAGGAGAAACAGTCCAAGAAGGCAGAGGGAGTGGCGCTGACCAATGCCACTGGGGCAGTAGAGTCCACATCCCAGGCTGGGGACCGCGGCAG TGTTAGCAGCTACGACAGAGGCCAACCCTACGCCACCGAGTGGTCAGACGACGAGAGTGGGAACCCCTTTGGGGGCAGTGAGGCCAACGGGGGTGCCAACCCCTTTGAGGACGACTCCAAGGGAGTGCGCGTGCGGGCACTCTACGACTATGACGGCCAGGAGCAGGATGAGCTCAGCTTTAAGGCCG GAGACGAACTCACGAAGCTGGGCGAGGAGGATGAACAGGGCTGGTGCCGTGGGCGGCTGGACAGCGGGCAGCTGGGCCTCTACCCTGCCAACTACGTGGAGGCTATCTAG
- the SPDEF gene encoding SAM pointed domain-containing Ets transcription factor isoform X2, producing the protein MGSASPGLSSVSPSHLLLPPDTVSRTGLEKVAAGAVGLERRDWSPSPPATPEQGLSAFYLSYFDMLYSEDSSWAAKVPGASSREEPPEEPEQCPVIDSQAPGGSLDLAPGGLTLEEHSLEQVQSMVVGEVLKDIETACKLLNITADPVDWSPGNVQKWLLWTEHQYRLPPVGKAFQELAGKELCAMSEEQFRQRSPLGGDVLHAHLDIWKSASTSEESWTDSEVDSSCSGQPIHLWQFLKELLLKPHSYGRFIRWLNKEKGIFKIEDSAQVARLWGIRKNRPAMNYDKLSRSIRQYYKKGIIRKPDISQRLVYQFVHPI; encoded by the exons ATGGGCAGCGCCAGCCCGGGTCTGAGCAGCGTGTCCCCCAGCCACCTCCTGCTGCCCCCCGACACAGTGTCCCGGACAGGCTTGGAGAAGGTGGCAGCGGGGGCAGTGGGTCTCGAGAGACGGGACTGGAGTCCCAGTCCACCCGCCACGCCCGAGCAGGGCCTGTCCGCCTTCTACCTCTCCTACTTTGACATGCTGTACTCCGAGGACAGCAGCTGGGCAGCCAAGGTGCCTGGGGCCAGCAGTAGGGAGGAGCCACCTGAGGAGCCTGAGCAGTGCCCGGTCATTGACAGCCAAGCCCCAGGGGGCAGCCTGGACTTGGCGCCCGGCGGGCTGACCTTGGAGGAGCACTCACTGGAGCAGGTGCAGTCCATGGTGGTGGGCGAAGTGCTCAAGGACATCGAGACGGCCTGCAAGCTGCTCAACATCACCGCAG ATCCCGTGGACTGGAGTCCCGGCAATGTGCAGAAGTGGCTCCTGTGGACAGAGCACCAATACCGGCTGCCCCCCGTGGGCAAGGCGTTCCAGGAGCTGGCGGGCAAGGAGCTGTGCGCCATGTCGGAGGAGCAGTTCCGCCAGCGCTCGCCCCTGGGTGGGGATGTGCTGCACGCCCACCTGGACATCTGGAAGTCAG CCTCGACCAGTGAGGAGAGCTGGACCGACAGCGAGGTGGACTCGTCATGCTCCGGGCAGCCCATCCAcctgtggcagttcctcaaggagCTGCTACTCAAGCCCCACAGCTATGGCCGCTTCATTAGGTGGCTCAACAAGGAGAAGG GCATCTTCAAAATTGAGGACTCAGCCCAGGTGGCCCGGCTGTGGGGCATCCGCAAGAACCGTCCCGCCATGAACTATGACAAGCTAAGCCGCTCCATCCGCCAGTATTACAAGAAGGGCATCATCCGGAAGCCAGACATCTCCCAGCGCCTCGTCTACCAGTTCGTGCACCCCATCTGA
- the SPDEF gene encoding SAM pointed domain-containing Ets transcription factor isoform X1: MGSASPGLSSVSPSHLLLPPDTVSRTGLEKVAAGAVGLERRDWSPSPPATPEQGLSAFYLSYFDMLYSEDSSWAAKVPGASSREEPPEEPEQCPVIDSQAPGGSLDLAPGGLTLEEHSLEQVQSMVVGEVLKDIETACKLLNITADPVDWSPGNVQKWLLWTEHQYRLPPVGKAFQELAGKELCAMSEEQFRQRSPLGGDVLHAHLDIWKSAAWMKERTSPGAIHYCASTSEESWTDSEVDSSCSGQPIHLWQFLKELLLKPHSYGRFIRWLNKEKGIFKIEDSAQVARLWGIRKNRPAMNYDKLSRSIRQYYKKGIIRKPDISQRLVYQFVHPI, encoded by the exons ATGGGCAGCGCCAGCCCGGGTCTGAGCAGCGTGTCCCCCAGCCACCTCCTGCTGCCCCCCGACACAGTGTCCCGGACAGGCTTGGAGAAGGTGGCAGCGGGGGCAGTGGGTCTCGAGAGACGGGACTGGAGTCCCAGTCCACCCGCCACGCCCGAGCAGGGCCTGTCCGCCTTCTACCTCTCCTACTTTGACATGCTGTACTCCGAGGACAGCAGCTGGGCAGCCAAGGTGCCTGGGGCCAGCAGTAGGGAGGAGCCACCTGAGGAGCCTGAGCAGTGCCCGGTCATTGACAGCCAAGCCCCAGGGGGCAGCCTGGACTTGGCGCCCGGCGGGCTGACCTTGGAGGAGCACTCACTGGAGCAGGTGCAGTCCATGGTGGTGGGCGAAGTGCTCAAGGACATCGAGACGGCCTGCAAGCTGCTCAACATCACCGCAG ATCCCGTGGACTGGAGTCCCGGCAATGTGCAGAAGTGGCTCCTGTGGACAGAGCACCAATACCGGCTGCCCCCCGTGGGCAAGGCGTTCCAGGAGCTGGCGGGCAAGGAGCTGTGCGCCATGTCGGAGGAGCAGTTCCGCCAGCGCTCGCCCCTGGGTGGGGATGTGCTGCACGCCCACCTGGACATCTGGAAGTCAG CGGCCTGGATGAAAGAGCGGACTTCACCTGGGGCGATTCACTACTGCG CCTCGACCAGTGAGGAGAGCTGGACCGACAGCGAGGTGGACTCGTCATGCTCCGGGCAGCCCATCCAcctgtggcagttcctcaaggagCTGCTACTCAAGCCCCACAGCTATGGCCGCTTCATTAGGTGGCTCAACAAGGAGAAGG GCATCTTCAAAATTGAGGACTCAGCCCAGGTGGCCCGGCTGTGGGGCATCCGCAAGAACCGTCCCGCCATGAACTATGACAAGCTAAGCCGCTCCATCCGCCAGTATTACAAGAAGGGCATCATCCGGAAGCCAGACATCTCCCAGCGCCTCGTCTACCAGTTCGTGCACCCCATCTGA